A part of Pseudomonas sp. HR96 genomic DNA contains:
- a CDS encoding response regulator transcription factor: MPDAPIRIALVEDDVAFQEALRDSVAAEADMQLVDIASTRAQGLRMLEQPAADVLLVDLGLPDGSGIDVIVAAQQRWPTCAVMVSTAFGDEMHVMCSLEAGALGYLLKDSSAASIAAEIRSLHRGGSPISPLIARQILVRFRAVDRPCTPTPASCAQTLSSTPRASLSAREQEVLEYITKGFTAEEIAGLMAVSRHTVLTFVRRVYKKLEVHSKTEAIFEARNQGLLGA, encoded by the coding sequence ATGCCTGACGCACCGATCCGCATCGCCCTGGTGGAAGACGACGTGGCTTTTCAGGAGGCCCTGCGTGACTCGGTCGCGGCCGAAGCCGATATGCAACTGGTCGACATCGCAAGCACTCGAGCGCAGGGCCTGCGGATGCTCGAACAACCTGCAGCTGACGTACTGCTGGTGGACCTTGGGCTGCCGGATGGCTCGGGCATCGACGTCATCGTGGCCGCCCAGCAGCGCTGGCCGACCTGCGCCGTGATGGTCAGTACCGCCTTTGGTGACGAGATGCACGTGATGTGCTCGCTGGAGGCGGGTGCCTTGGGCTACCTGCTCAAGGACAGCAGCGCAGCCAGCATCGCCGCCGAAATCCGCAGCCTGCATCGCGGCGGCAGCCCTATCAGCCCGCTGATTGCCCGGCAGATCCTGGTACGGTTCCGCGCCGTGGACCGCCCCTGCACGCCGACGCCAGCATCTTGCGCCCAGACCCTTTCGAGTACCCCGCGAGCAAGCTTGTCAGCCCGCGAACAGGAAGTGCTCGAGTACATCACCAAGGGCTTCACTGCCGAGGAGATCGCCGGGCTGATGGCGGTGTCGCGCCACACTGTGCTGACCTTCGTGCGCCGGGTGTACAAGAAGCTTGAAGTGCACTCCAAGACCGAGGCCATCTTCGAAGCGCGCAACCAGGGCCTACTGGGTGCCTAG